One stretch of Xanthomonas sp. DAR 35659 DNA includes these proteins:
- the cydX gene encoding cytochrome bd-I oxidase subunit CydX yields the protein MWYFAWILGVGLASTAAILNGMWFEAREGAAPDAKD from the coding sequence ATGTGGTACTTCGCCTGGATTCTCGGTGTCGGCCTGGCCTCCACCGCCGCCATCCTCAACGGCATGTGGTTCGAGGCCCGCGAGGGCGCCGCCCCCGACGCCAAGGACTGA
- the cydC gene encoding thiol reductant ABC exporter subunit CydC, whose product MSGPVRDDLRGVFRRHHGRLLLTALLLLCTMLAGVGLLGLSGGFLTAAALAGAVGMGSGFNFFSPSAGIRALTFARIASRYGEKLVGHDATLRIARDLRVWFFRRALPLAPARLGASRTGELLARLMSDIGEVDGLVVRALGPLAALLGIGVAGVASAAAIYWPAALVLAGLALAVGAGVPWVVARDGRRREQRRAQQRETLRTLAYEGLEGAADLAALDAQAAWIARVDASAQDLRAQDRQQRQRLIGGNALHALCAALGLLAMLWLALGAARADLIGAAQAAGLIFLTVALLEVWAGAGLAWQALQSGRVAAQRLQAIAGQDAPVADVARPQPVPDAGEVRFDGVVFAWPGEARRVLDGVDLRIAPGERVAIGGDSGSGKTTLSALLLRLWDPQQGSIRFAGVDLRELAQAQWHRRIAWLPQGAPVFAGSVRDNLRLGAPEADDATLQRALADVRLDGWLHEVGGLDAWLGENGATMSAGQARRLALARALLRQAPLLVLDEPTEGLDVDTAQALLRDLAQAMGQRSLLLISHDTLPDGVVHVRYRLQEGRLRVEP is encoded by the coding sequence ATGAGCGGGCCGGTGCGCGACGACCTGCGCGGGGTGTTCCGTCGCCATCATGGCCGCCTGCTGCTGACCGCGTTGCTGCTGCTGTGCACGATGCTGGCCGGCGTCGGCCTGCTCGGCCTGTCCGGCGGCTTCCTGACCGCCGCGGCGCTGGCCGGCGCGGTCGGCATGGGCAGCGGCTTCAACTTCTTCTCGCCGTCGGCCGGCATCCGCGCGCTGACCTTCGCGCGCATTGCCTCGCGCTACGGCGAGAAGCTGGTCGGCCACGACGCCACCTTGCGCATCGCCCGCGACCTGCGCGTGTGGTTCTTCCGCCGCGCGCTGCCGCTGGCGCCGGCCAGGCTCGGCGCCAGCCGCACCGGCGAATTGCTGGCGCGGCTGATGTCCGACATCGGCGAGGTCGACGGACTGGTGGTGCGCGCGCTGGGACCGCTGGCAGCGCTGCTCGGCATCGGCGTCGCCGGCGTCGCTTCGGCGGCGGCGATCTATTGGCCGGCGGCACTCGTGCTGGCCGGGTTGGCGTTGGCTGTCGGCGCCGGCGTGCCCTGGGTGGTCGCGCGCGACGGCCGGCGTCGCGAGCAGCGCCGCGCGCAGCAGCGCGAGACGCTGCGTACGCTGGCGTATGAAGGCCTGGAAGGCGCCGCCGATCTGGCCGCGCTCGACGCGCAGGCCGCCTGGATCGCACGCGTGGACGCCAGCGCGCAGGACCTGCGCGCGCAGGATCGGCAGCAGCGGCAACGCCTGATCGGCGGCAACGCGCTGCACGCACTGTGCGCCGCGCTCGGCCTGCTGGCGATGCTGTGGCTGGCGCTGGGCGCGGCGCGCGCCGACCTGATCGGCGCCGCGCAGGCGGCCGGGCTGATCTTCCTGACCGTGGCCCTGCTCGAAGTGTGGGCCGGCGCCGGACTGGCTTGGCAGGCGCTGCAGTCCGGCCGAGTCGCCGCGCAGCGCTTGCAGGCGATCGCCGGGCAGGACGCGCCCGTGGCCGACGTTGCCCGGCCGCAGCCGGTGCCTGACGCCGGCGAAGTGCGTTTCGACGGCGTGGTCTTCGCCTGGCCGGGCGAAGCGCGGCGCGTGCTCGACGGCGTCGACCTGCGTATCGCGCCGGGCGAGCGGGTGGCCATCGGCGGCGACAGCGGTAGCGGCAAGACCACCCTGTCGGCGTTGCTGCTGCGGCTGTGGGATCCGCAGCAGGGCAGCATCCGTTTCGCCGGCGTGGACCTGCGCGAACTGGCCCAGGCGCAGTGGCACCGGCGTATCGCCTGGCTGCCGCAGGGCGCGCCGGTGTTCGCCGGCAGCGTGCGCGACAACCTGCGCCTGGGTGCGCCCGAGGCCGACGACGCCACGCTGCAGCGCGCGCTCGCCGACGTGCGCTTGGATGGCTGGCTGCACGAAGTCGGCGGGCTGGACGCGTGGTTGGGCGAGAACGGCGCGACCATGTCCGCCGGCCAGGCGCGGCGCCTGGCGCTGGCCCGCGCGCTGCTGCGCCAGGCCCCGCTGCTGGTGCTGGACGAACCCACCGAAGGCCTGGACGTGGATACCGCGCAGGCCCTGCTGCGCGATCTGGCGCAGGCAATGGGCCAGCGCAGCCTGTTGCTGATCAGCCACGACACGCTGCCCGACGGCGTGGTGCATGTGCGCTATCGGTTGCAGGAGGGGCGGCTTCGGGTCGAGCCGTAG
- the cydD gene encoding thiol reductant ABC exporter subunit CydD: MTDPAAPSTASPESPAESPHPRRSRLRWLAALAAAARGRQRLAALAISLSGALLIVQAGAIAWLLQALLVERRALAQTLPAVGLLALMLALRALLGACVQRAAGDVADAAKFELRRRVYRHLLQRGPLWLRGQRNGELGELLLAHGDALDGYYAGYQPARLEVSVVPLLILLAVGWSDWVVGLLLLCTAPLVPIFMMLVGWGAEAAGRRQLRALARMGGHFADRLKGLGLLRLYGRGEDELQGIADAAEGVRERTLKVLRIAFLSSTVLEFFASVSVAIVAMYLGLSYLGMISLHAAVPTLGVGVFCLLLAPEFYAPLRRLAAHYHDRANALAAAAEVERLLDALPEATGAALPAPLPHAGEVSPSPQADAPATEPTDAAMPAAASAFAPAVEPAPAQALVRATGLVLRPQGARCDAVRDLSFELRPGQRLALVGPSGSGKSTLLEALTGWLAPRAGSLQLRPGLRVGYAGQRPYLFHGSIADNLRLADPQASAARLQAAAEAAQVMRFAARLPLGLETVVGERGFGLSGGEARRIGLARLLLREPELLLLDEPTAFLDPDTEAELLRTLAAFSQGRSVIVATHSEAAMRWADSVLRLPARALAGDAAGVAP; this comes from the coding sequence TTGACCGATCCCGCCGCGCCGTCCACCGCATCGCCTGAGTCGCCCGCCGAATCGCCGCACCCGCGACGCTCGCGCCTGCGCTGGCTGGCCGCGCTGGCCGCCGCGGCGCGCGGGCGACAGCGGCTGGCGGCGCTGGCGATCAGCCTGTCCGGCGCGCTGCTGATCGTGCAGGCCGGGGCTATCGCCTGGTTGCTGCAGGCGCTGCTGGTGGAGCGCCGCGCGTTGGCGCAGACGCTGCCCGCCGTTGGCCTGCTGGCGCTGATGCTGGCGCTGCGCGCGCTGCTCGGCGCCTGCGTGCAGCGCGCCGCCGGCGACGTCGCCGATGCCGCCAAGTTCGAACTGCGCCGCCGTGTGTACCGGCACCTGCTGCAACGCGGTCCGCTGTGGCTGCGCGGGCAGCGCAACGGCGAGCTGGGCGAACTGCTGCTGGCGCACGGCGACGCGCTGGACGGCTACTACGCCGGCTACCAGCCGGCGCGGCTGGAAGTGAGCGTGGTGCCGCTGCTGATCCTGCTCGCGGTGGGGTGGAGCGACTGGGTGGTGGGCCTGCTGCTGCTGTGCACCGCGCCGCTGGTGCCGATCTTCATGATGCTGGTGGGGTGGGGCGCCGAGGCCGCCGGACGCCGCCAGCTGCGCGCGCTGGCGCGGATGGGCGGGCATTTCGCCGACCGGCTCAAGGGACTGGGCCTGCTGCGCCTGTACGGCCGCGGCGAGGACGAACTGCAGGGCATCGCCGATGCCGCCGAGGGCGTGCGCGAACGCACCTTGAAGGTGTTGCGGATCGCCTTCCTGTCCTCGACCGTGCTCGAGTTCTTCGCCTCGGTCAGCGTCGCCATCGTGGCGATGTACCTGGGCCTGAGCTACCTGGGCATGATTTCGCTGCACGCGGCGGTGCCGACGCTGGGCGTGGGGGTGTTCTGCCTGCTGCTGGCGCCGGAGTTCTATGCGCCGCTGCGGCGCCTGGCCGCGCATTACCACGACCGCGCCAATGCGCTGGCGGCGGCGGCCGAGGTCGAGCGCCTGCTCGACGCGCTGCCCGAGGCGACGGGAGCGGCATTGCCTGCGCCGTTGCCCCATGCCGGCGAGGTTTCGCCTTCGCCGCAGGCGGACGCGCCAGCGACGGAGCCTACGGACGCGGCGATGCCCGCCGCGGCGTCGGCTTTCGCGCCCGCGGTCGAGCCAGCGCCAGCACAAGCGCTGGTGCGTGCCACCGGCCTGGTGTTGCGGCCGCAAGGCGCGCGATGCGATGCAGTGCGCGATCTGTCATTCGAATTGCGGCCCGGCCAGCGCCTGGCCCTGGTCGGTCCCAGCGGCAGCGGCAAGAGCACCTTGCTGGAAGCGCTGACCGGCTGGCTGGCGCCACGTGCCGGCAGCCTGCAGCTCCGCCCCGGGCTGCGCGTGGGCTATGCCGGGCAGCGGCCCTACCTGTTCCACGGCAGCATCGCCGACAACCTGCGCCTGGCCGATCCGCAGGCCAGCGCCGCGCGGCTGCAGGCCGCGGCCGAGGCCGCGCAGGTGATGCGCTTCGCCGCGCGCCTGCCGTTGGGCCTGGAGACCGTGGTCGGCGAACGCGGTTTCGGTCTGTCCGGCGGCGAAGCGCGGCGCATCGGCCTGGCGCGGTTGCTGCTGCGCGAGCCGGAACTGTTGCTGCTCGACGAACCGACCGCCTTCCTCGATCCGGACACGGAAGCCGAACTGCTGCGCACGCTGGCCGCCTTCAGTCAGGGCCGCAGCGTGATCGTCGCCACCCATAGCGAGGCGGCGATGCGCTGGGCCGACAGCGTGCTGCGCCTGCCGGCGCGCGCGCTGGCCGGCGACGCGGCGGGAGTGGCGCCATGA
- a CDS encoding DsbE family thiol:disulfide interchange protein: protein MSAPAPRRLPLAAIVLGALFFLGLLALMFYAVQRSGVADRDALPSALIGKPAPAFDLPVLHDGSIRVRSAELRGAPYVLNVWGSWCATCREEHPVLTRFALTKRVRVIGYDWKDTRADALRWLEQLGNPFFVVLFDPDGRTAIDWGVAAAPETFLVDAHGVVRWKHSGALTDQIIQDELLPALLKAERDAPSSKQGRAAP from the coding sequence ATGTCCGCCCCCGCTCCCCGTCGCCTGCCGCTTGCCGCCATCGTGCTGGGCGCCCTGTTCTTCCTCGGCCTGCTGGCGCTGATGTTCTACGCGGTGCAGCGTTCCGGGGTGGCCGATCGCGATGCGCTGCCGTCGGCGCTGATCGGCAAGCCGGCGCCGGCGTTCGACCTGCCGGTGCTGCACGACGGCTCGATCCGCGTGCGCAGCGCCGAACTGCGCGGCGCACCGTACGTGCTGAACGTGTGGGGCAGCTGGTGCGCCACCTGCCGCGAGGAACATCCGGTGCTGACCCGCTTCGCCCTGACCAAGCGCGTGCGGGTGATCGGCTACGACTGGAAGGACACCCGCGCCGACGCCTTGCGCTGGCTGGAGCAGTTGGGCAATCCGTTCTTCGTGGTGCTGTTCGACCCGGACGGGCGCACCGCGATCGACTGGGGCGTGGCCGCCGCGCCGGAAACCTTCCTGGTCGATGCGCACGGCGTGGTGCGCTGGAAGCATTCGGGCGCGCTGACCGACCAGATCATCCAGGACGAACTGCTGCCGGCGCTGCTCAAGGCCGAACGCGACGCGCCGTCGTCCAAGCAGGGCCGGGCGGCGCCGTGA
- a CDS encoding cytochrome ubiquinol oxidase subunit I → MIDTTVVELSRLQFAMTAMYHFLFVPLTLGLSFMIAIMESVYVMTRKEVWRRMALFWGVLFGINFAMGVATGIVMEFQFGMNWSYYSHYVGDIFGAPLAIEGLMAFFLEATFIGLFFFGWNKLSPVKHLMVTWLMALGTNLSAVWILIANGWMQNPTGAVFNPDTMRMEVVDFMAVVFNPVAQAKFVHTVSAGYVTGAVFVMSISALFLLRGKHRDLARRSFAVAAAFGLASSLSVVVLGDESGYAANEHQKMKLAAIEAMWETEQAPADFTAFGIPNQTTGKNDYAIKVPYLMGLIATRSLNTPIPGILELVKRAEHRIRGGQIAYGALERLKANRNDVEAREVFDRHWQDLGHGLLLKRYRDDILNATPEEISKAALDTVPRVLPLFWTFRVMAGLGFYLIAFFAAAMWFSCKHNFEHKRWFLKLAVWTLPAPWIAIECGWFVAEYGRQPWAVEGVLPTFYAASGLALHDILITLAGFVAIYTVLLVIEIKLMLKAIRKGPDDLPALLQPTPRPAAPLAANAAAGQL, encoded by the coding sequence ATGATCGACACCACTGTCGTAGAGCTGTCGCGGCTGCAGTTCGCCATGACCGCGATGTACCACTTCCTGTTCGTTCCCCTCACGCTCGGCCTGTCCTTCATGATCGCGATCATGGAGAGCGTGTACGTCATGACCCGCAAGGAGGTCTGGCGGCGCATGGCGTTGTTCTGGGGCGTGCTGTTCGGCATCAACTTCGCCATGGGCGTCGCCACCGGCATCGTGATGGAATTCCAGTTCGGCATGAACTGGTCCTACTACAGCCATTACGTCGGCGACATCTTCGGCGCGCCGCTGGCGATCGAAGGGCTGATGGCGTTCTTCCTGGAAGCGACCTTCATCGGCCTGTTCTTCTTCGGCTGGAACAAGCTCTCCCCGGTCAAGCACCTGATGGTGACCTGGCTGATGGCGCTGGGCACCAACCTGTCGGCGGTGTGGATCCTGATCGCCAACGGCTGGATGCAGAACCCCACCGGCGCGGTGTTCAACCCGGACACCATGCGCATGGAAGTCGTGGACTTCATGGCGGTGGTGTTCAACCCGGTGGCGCAGGCCAAGTTCGTGCACACGGTCAGCGCCGGCTACGTGACCGGCGCGGTGTTCGTGATGTCGATCAGCGCGCTGTTCCTGCTACGCGGCAAGCACCGCGACCTGGCCCGCCGCTCGTTCGCGGTGGCCGCCGCGTTCGGCCTGGCCTCCTCGCTGTCGGTGGTGGTGCTGGGCGACGAGAGCGGTTACGCCGCCAACGAACACCAGAAGATGAAGCTGGCCGCGATCGAGGCGATGTGGGAGACCGAGCAGGCCCCGGCCGACTTCACCGCCTTCGGCATCCCCAACCAGACCACCGGCAAGAACGACTACGCGATCAAGGTGCCGTACCTGATGGGCCTGATCGCCACGCGCTCGCTGAACACGCCGATCCCCGGCATCCTGGAACTGGTCAAGCGCGCCGAACACCGCATCCGCGGCGGCCAGATCGCCTACGGCGCGCTGGAGCGGCTCAAGGCCAACCGCAACGACGTGGAGGCGCGCGAGGTCTTCGACCGCCACTGGCAGGATCTGGGCCACGGCCTGCTGCTCAAGCGTTATCGCGACGACATCCTCAACGCCACCCCGGAAGAGATCTCCAAGGCTGCGCTGGACACCGTGCCGCGCGTGCTGCCGCTGTTCTGGACGTTCCGGGTCATGGCTGGGCTGGGCTTCTACCTGATCGCCTTCTTCGCCGCCGCGATGTGGTTCTCGTGCAAGCACAACTTCGAGCACAAGCGCTGGTTCCTGAAGCTGGCGGTGTGGACCCTGCCGGCGCCGTGGATCGCGATCGAATGCGGTTGGTTCGTCGCCGAGTACGGCCGCCAGCCGTGGGCGGTGGAAGGCGTGCTGCCGACGTTCTACGCCGCCTCCGGCCTGGCCCTGCACGACATCCTGATCACCCTGGCCGGCTTCGTGGCGATCTACACCGTGCTGCTGGTCATCGAGATCAAGCTGATGCTCAAGGCGATCCGCAAGGGTCCCGACGACCTGCCGGCGCTGCTGCAGCCGACCCCGCGCCCCGCCGCGCCCCTTGCCGCCAACGCGGCCGCCGGCCAACTCTGA
- a CDS encoding cytochrome c-type biogenesis protein yields the protein MSWRGLALLVLLACAAHAGAQQASDPTPLAYRSAAEEARFHALTAELRCVQCQNQSLADSHAQIALDLRREVLHLMQQGQSDAQIKRFLVDRYGEFVLYRPQVESRTWLLWFGPLALLGAGALLLAWVVRRRAPAADVPPQDEQEW from the coding sequence GTGAGCTGGCGCGGGCTGGCGCTGCTGGTGCTGCTCGCATGCGCCGCGCACGCGGGCGCGCAGCAGGCTTCCGATCCGACGCCGCTGGCGTATCGCTCGGCGGCCGAGGAAGCGCGCTTCCACGCGTTGACCGCCGAGCTGCGCTGCGTGCAATGCCAGAACCAGTCGCTGGCCGATTCGCATGCGCAGATCGCGCTGGACCTGCGCCGCGAAGTGCTGCACCTGATGCAGCAGGGACAGTCGGACGCGCAGATCAAGCGCTTCCTGGTCGATCGCTACGGCGAATTCGTGCTGTACCGCCCGCAGGTGGAATCGCGCACCTGGCTACTGTGGTTCGGCCCGCTGGCGCTGCTCGGCGCCGGTGCGCTGCTGCTGGCCTGGGTGGTGCGCCGCCGCGCGCCGGCCGCCGATGTGCCGCCGCAGGACGAACAGGAATGGTGA
- the cydB gene encoding cytochrome d ubiquinol oxidase subunit II has translation MDFIALDYTTLRVIWWLLLGILLIGFAVMDGFDLGVGALLPFVAKNDAERRLVVNTIGPVWEGNQVWLVLGGGAIFAAWPPLYAVSFSGFYLAMFVILFALILRPVGFKFRGKLPSQRWRNGWDWALFIGGFIPALIMGVAVGNVLLGVPFHFDDTLRVFYTGSFFGLLMPFALLAGLLSVSMLVAHGAAMLVLKTDGPVAERAARYGSVAALVACALFAGAGVWVAMGLPGYAVTSQVITDGATNPLLKTAVLGEAGGWMHNYQTMPLTALAPAVGLLGLLASALLLRQRRGGLAFIASGSAIAGIILTVGFAIFPFLLPSSSQPGSSLTVWDASSSRLTLWIMLLATAVFLPIIIGYTTWVYRVLKGKVTAASMDDNPNAY, from the coding sequence ATGGACTTCATTGCATTGGACTACACCACGCTGCGCGTGATCTGGTGGCTGCTGCTGGGCATCCTGCTGATCGGCTTCGCGGTCATGGACGGATTCGACCTGGGCGTCGGCGCGCTGCTGCCGTTCGTGGCCAAGAACGACGCCGAGCGCCGGCTGGTGGTCAACACCATCGGCCCGGTCTGGGAAGGCAACCAGGTCTGGCTGGTGCTCGGTGGCGGCGCCATCTTCGCCGCCTGGCCGCCGCTGTACGCGGTCAGCTTCTCCGGCTTCTACCTGGCCATGTTCGTGATCCTGTTCGCGCTGATCCTGCGCCCGGTCGGGTTCAAGTTCCGCGGCAAGCTGCCCAGCCAGCGCTGGCGCAACGGCTGGGACTGGGCGCTGTTCATCGGCGGCTTCATCCCGGCGCTGATCATGGGCGTGGCGGTGGGCAACGTGCTGCTGGGCGTGCCGTTCCACTTCGACGACACCCTGCGGGTGTTCTACACCGGCAGCTTCTTCGGCCTGCTGATGCCGTTCGCCCTGCTCGCCGGCCTGCTCAGCGTGAGCATGCTGGTGGCGCACGGCGCGGCGATGCTGGTGCTGAAGACCGACGGCCCGGTGGCCGAGCGCGCCGCCCGCTACGGCAGCGTGGCGGCGCTGGTGGCCTGCGCGCTGTTCGCCGGCGCCGGCGTATGGGTGGCGATGGGCCTGCCCGGCTATGCGGTGACCTCGCAGGTGATCACCGACGGCGCCACCAACCCGCTGCTGAAGACCGCGGTGCTGGGCGAGGCCGGCGGCTGGATGCACAACTACCAGACCATGCCGCTGACCGCGCTGGCGCCGGCGGTCGGCCTGCTCGGCCTGCTGGCGAGCGCGCTGCTGCTGCGCCAGCGTCGCGGCGGCCTGGCCTTCATCGCCTCCGGCAGCGCCATCGCCGGCATCATCCTCACCGTGGGCTTTGCGATCTTCCCGTTCCTGCTGCCGTCGTCCAGCCAGCCCGGCTCCAGCCTGACCGTCTGGGACGCCTCCAGCAGCCGCCTGACCCTGTGGATCATGCTGCTGGCCACCGCGGTGTTCCTGCCGATCATCATCGGCTACACCACCTGGGTGTACCGGGTGCTGAAGGGCAAGGTCACCGCCGCGTCGATGGACGACAACCCCAACGCGTACTGA
- a CDS encoding tetratricopeptide repeat protein, which translates to MLSWGMHAAAAVLAALVFAAVLWPLRRGRGGTALLAVAVLALGVAAAALYALVGTPRALQAQNREAPRNLEDGVAQLQAALAKDPNRADGWALLARSQMSLGRPTEAAAAFARAVQLAPDEPQWLVQAAEARALADPQRRFDDQAIAWLRHALQVAPASERAAWFLGIAQRQRGQNADAAATWEALLPRVDAATAAALRPQIDAARADAGLPALPPAAPVAAAAAAPTGGTGSPSAAQPADATAATVTVAVSLDPAFAARVRLRGDASVFVIARVPGGPPMPVAVQKHPLQSLPLRVTLSDADSPMPTQKLSQLKQVQLLARLSSSGNAMRQEGDLESAPVTVTLPATAPVNLVIGKP; encoded by the coding sequence ATGCTGAGCTGGGGCATGCATGCCGCCGCCGCGGTGCTGGCCGCGCTGGTCTTCGCCGCGGTGCTGTGGCCGTTGCGGCGCGGCCGTGGCGGTACCGCGCTGCTGGCCGTCGCGGTGCTGGCGCTGGGCGTGGCGGCGGCGGCGCTGTACGCGCTGGTCGGCACGCCGCGCGCGCTGCAGGCGCAGAACCGCGAGGCGCCGCGCAACCTGGAAGACGGCGTGGCGCAACTGCAGGCGGCGTTGGCCAAGGATCCCAACCGCGCCGACGGCTGGGCGCTGCTGGCGCGCTCGCAGATGTCGTTGGGTCGTCCCACCGAGGCGGCCGCCGCGTTCGCGCGCGCGGTGCAGTTGGCACCGGACGAACCGCAATGGCTGGTGCAGGCGGCCGAAGCGCGCGCGCTGGCCGATCCGCAGCGCCGCTTCGACGACCAGGCCATCGCCTGGTTGCGGCACGCCTTGCAGGTGGCGCCGGCGAGCGAGCGCGCGGCCTGGTTCCTGGGCATCGCGCAACGCCAACGCGGCCAGAACGCCGACGCCGCCGCGACCTGGGAAGCCTTGCTGCCGCGCGTGGATGCCGCCACCGCGGCCGCACTGCGCCCGCAGATCGACGCCGCCCGCGCCGATGCCGGCTTGCCGGCGCTGCCGCCGGCTGCGCCGGTCGCGGCTGCCGCTGCCGCGCCCACGGGTGGCACCGGCTCGCCGTCGGCGGCGCAGCCCGCCGATGCCACTGCGGCGACGGTGACCGTCGCGGTGTCGCTGGATCCCGCGTTCGCCGCGCGCGTGCGCCTGCGCGGCGACGCCAGCGTATTCGTGATCGCGCGCGTGCCGGGTGGGCCGCCGATGCCGGTCGCGGTGCAGAAACACCCGCTGCAATCGCTGCCGCTGCGGGTGACCCTGAGCGATGCCGACAGCCCGATGCCGACGCAGAAGTTGTCGCAACTCAAGCAGGTGCAACTCCTGGCGCGGCTGTCCAGCAGCGGCAACGCGATGCGCCAGGAAGGCGACCTGGAATCGGCCCCGGTGACGGTGACACTGCCGGCGACCGCACCAGTGAACCTGGTGATCGGCAAGCCCTAA
- the metX gene encoding homoserine O-acetyltransferase MetX: MTEFIPPGSRFLALPSPFPMKRGGHLHGARVAYETWGTLAAERDNAILIVTGLSPDAHAAANADDPTPGWWNAMLGPGKPIDTQRWFVVCVNSLGSCKGSTGPASPHPDDGQPYRLRFPELSVEDGADAAAQVVRALGIAQLACVIGNSMGGMTALALLHRHPGLARSHINISGSAQALPFSIAIRSLQREAIRLDPNWNGGDYDEATYPESGMRMARKLGVITYRSALEWDGRFGRVRLDSDQADDDPFGLEFQVESYLEGHARRFVRRFDPNCYLYLSRSMDWFDLAEYAGGDVLAGIATIRVDRALAIGANTDILFPVQQQEQIADGLRAGGAQAHFIGLDSPQGHDAFLVDFPRFGPAVREFLDAL; encoded by the coding sequence ATGACCGAATTCATTCCTCCCGGCAGCCGCTTCCTCGCCCTGCCCTCGCCGTTCCCGATGAAACGCGGCGGCCACCTGCATGGCGCACGGGTCGCCTACGAGACCTGGGGCACGCTGGCGGCCGAACGCGACAACGCGATCCTGATCGTCACCGGGCTGTCGCCCGACGCGCATGCCGCGGCCAACGCCGACGACCCCACGCCTGGTTGGTGGAACGCCATGCTCGGCCCCGGCAAGCCGATCGACACGCAGCGCTGGTTCGTGGTCTGCGTGAACTCGCTGGGCAGTTGCAAGGGTTCCACCGGCCCCGCCTCGCCGCATCCGGACGACGGCCAGCCGTATCGCCTGCGCTTCCCGGAACTCTCGGTCGAGGACGGCGCCGACGCCGCCGCGCAGGTGGTGCGGGCGCTGGGCATCGCGCAACTGGCCTGCGTGATCGGCAACTCGATGGGCGGCATGACCGCGCTGGCGTTGCTGCACCGGCATCCTGGCCTGGCGCGCAGCCACATCAACATTTCCGGCAGCGCGCAGGCCCTGCCGTTCTCGATCGCGATCCGTTCGCTGCAGCGCGAAGCGATCCGCCTGGACCCGAACTGGAACGGCGGCGACTACGACGAGGCGACCTACCCCGAGTCCGGCATGCGCATGGCGCGCAAGCTGGGCGTCATCACCTACCGCTCGGCGCTGGAATGGGATGGCCGCTTCGGCCGCGTGCGGCTGGATTCGGACCAGGCCGACGACGATCCGTTCGGCCTGGAATTCCAGGTCGAAAGCTACCTCGAAGGCCACGCGCGGCGCTTCGTGCGCCGCTTCGATCCGAACTGCTACCTGTACCTGAGCCGCTCGATGGACTGGTTCGACCTGGCCGAATACGCCGGCGGCGACGTGCTCGCCGGCATCGCCACGATCCGCGTCGACCGCGCGCTGGCGATCGGCGCCAATACCGACATCCTGTTCCCGGTGCAGCAGCAGGAACAGATCGCCGACGGCCTGCGCGCCGGCGGCGCGCAGGCGCACTTCATCGGCCTGGACTCGCCGCAGGGGCACGACGCGTTCCTGGTGGATTTCCCGCGGTTCGGACCGGCGGTGCGGGAGTTTCTGGACGCGTTGTAG